The following DNA comes from Flavisolibacter ginsenosidimutans.
CGGCTACTTTTTTGCCGCGGTCAATGATCAACATGCTGTCGGCCATCACTTCTATTTCGCTCAATAAATGCGAGGACACAAAAACGGTTTTGCCATCGTTCTTGCTGAGCGATAAAATGAGGTTGCGCACATCGGCAATGCCTTGCGGGTCGAGGCCGTTGGTGGGTTCGTCAAGAATGATCAACTGCGGATTGTGCACCAGCGCGCAGGCGATGCCCAGGCGTTGTTTCATGCCCTGCGAGAAAGTTTTCACTTTGCTCTCCGCTCTTTCGGCAAGGCCTACTCTCTGCAAGCCTTGCAACAACTCTTTTTTGGTGAGATGAATGCCGCTTAGGCGTGCGAACATGCTCAGATTTTCCAACGCTGTGAGATACTTGTATAAATCCGGCTTTTCAATGATGGCGCCTACGTTGCTCAACACTTCTTTGCGGTGATGCGCCAGTTCTTTTCCCAGGATGGAAATGCTTCCGGCGGTGGGCTGAATGAGCGTAAGCAACATGCGGATGGTGGTGGATTTGCCGGCCCCATTTTGCCCAAGAAAACCGTACACCTCTCCTCCAGACACAGAAAAAGAAAGGCCGTCAACGGCCTGGATGTCTTTGAATGTTTTGCTCAATCCCTTTACCTCAATGATGGACGCCATGCAAACAAAAATACGCGAGGGTTTGTGTGAAGGCTAAAGCAAAGGTTAGCGTTGAGAAGAGGCTGGAGCAACGTTTAATTCATTCAACAGTTCCTTTACTTTTTGTTCTACTAAACTTCTTACTTGTCGAAATTCATCGCCGTCCAAGTGGCGCGGATCGGGAATTTGCCAATCAATGAATTGTTTAGCCGGCATCCACGGACAAGCATCGCCACAACCCATTGTTACCACTGCATCAAAAGGCGCAAAGGCTTTCACTTCATCCAACGATTTTGAATCGTGCGTTGTTAAGTCATAGCCTAACTCTTTCATCACGGCAATGGCTTTTGGGTTAACAACGCCGGACGGTTTAGAACCGGCACTGAAGGCCTCTACGTTATTGCCACCATGAATTTTCGCAAAGGCCTGCGCCATCTGGCTGCGGTTGCTGTTTTCGATGCAAACGAACAAAACTCTAATTGACATACTATTTCAATAAACGGTGAACAAAAACAGCCGACACGCTGCCGGCAATGGGTGCGGTGAGATAAATCCATACATTGTTTAAATAACCCGAGGCCAATGCCGGTGCGAGTGAACGTGCCGGGTTCATAGAAGCGCCACTGACCGGTCCCGCAAACATGGCTTCGAGCAACACGACAGAGCCCACAGCAAGGCCGGCAAGCAGGCCTTTTTCTTTGCCTCTTTCCGAAACGCCAAGAACGGTTAGCATTAAAAACAGCGTGAGAAAGACTTCCATCACCCAGGATTGCGCCGGCGTCCCTGTCGGAATCGTAGCGCCTAAACGCTGCGAATCGGGAAATAAAAATTTTAAAACGAAGCTGGCGCTGATAGCGCCGCCGAATTGGCTACAGACGTAGGGCAGCAATTGTTTTAACGGAAATGTTTTTTGTACGGTAAAGGCAAGGCTAACGGCCGGATTAAAATGCGCTCCCGATTTTTCGCCGAAGGTGTAAATCATTGCCATCACTACCAAACCCCACGTAACGGCGATACCAACGTGCGTAACGCTGCCGTTTTGCGTTTCGTCAACAATGACCGCGCCGGTGCCGCAGAAGACGAGAATAAAAGTCCCGGTGAATTCTGCGAAATATTTCTTCATCAAAGTTCTTTTTTCATGACGGTGGCAGAGGCGGGGCAAGTGCTCTTGAACTCCGTTGTTTGCTGAATGAAAAGCGGCGCTTCGGAGCGGTTAACAACGACGTAACCTTGCTTTGAAAAGAACGAAGCAGCGGTAGTGGTCAGCAAATAAAGCGAACGCACGCCGCTTTGCCTGGCGTGCGTTTCTAAAAAACTTACCAAGGCCTCGCCAAATCCATTTCGGCGTCTGTCTTCTTTCACACTAAGGCTGCGCAGCAAGCCAGCCGTTCCGTTGGTTTGCCAACCCATTGTTCCGGCCAGTTCATTGTCAGTTTGCAGGGCAAACAGTTCTACCGTAGCATCAATATCACTTGGCGGAAGTGAAGCATTTCCCGGCAGGGAAAGTGCTTCCGCACGTTGTTTATCCAAAACAAGAATGAGGTTCATTCGATAAAGATTAAAAAGAAAAGGAGGCATCATTTCTATACGAATGCCTCCGTGTTTTTAGCAGCAGCCCCAATCGGTAATGGTGCAGCAGCCTTCATCGGTTGTGCAGCATCCGGGGTCGTTCTGAAGTTGAATGTCTGTGTTCATGATTGTTTCATTTTATGGTTAGAAAATAAATCAACAATTGCAGGCTCTTTCGTGCTTTGCTTTCAGGCTGGTAAAAAGGCTGGCCATGTCTGCGGTAAAGCGTTCAAAAGCTTTCCAGTTAATGCAGTAACAGGAACGAGGACCGTCCAGCGTGCCTTCAATCAGGCCCGCATTCTTCAGTTCTTTCAAATGCTGCGACACGGTTGACTGCGCCAACGGTAACACGTCAACAATCTCCCCGCAAATGCATTCGCTCTTCTGCGCCAGCACTTTTAAAATAGCAATGCGTGCCGGATGACTCAGGGCTTTGGCAATCTCTGCCAACTCCTGTTCTTTTTTGCCGAATTCTTCTTTTTTGTGAAAGGCCATTTTTTAATCTTATATCGCAAATATAAGATTAAACAAACCGCACAAACAAATCTTTTTTGATGAACGGCTTTTTACAGTTTCGTCAAACGCTCAATGGCCGCGTCGAGCGTCTCTTCTTTTTTGCAAAAACAAAAACGCAGCACTTTGTTGTTTACGTCCTGCTGGTAAAAGGCCGACACGGGAATGGTGGCCACGCCAAATTCTTTGGTCAGGTGAAGTGCAAAATCTTTTTCATTGCCGCCTGATAAACCTTCGTAAGAAT
Coding sequences within:
- a CDS encoding ABC transporter ATP-binding protein encodes the protein MASIIEVKGLSKTFKDIQAVDGLSFSVSGGEVYGFLGQNGAGKSTTIRMLLTLIQPTAGSISILGKELAHHRKEVLSNVGAIIEKPDLYKYLTALENLSMFARLSGIHLTKKELLQGLQRVGLAERAESKVKTFSQGMKQRLGIACALVHNPQLIILDEPTNGLDPQGIADVRNLILSLSKNDGKTVFVSSHLLSEIEVMADSMLIIDRGKKVAEGKVSDLLNPSDTLVALETDNDERTMNFLNATEWSKGIQQNGRGLVLKMHRREIPALNEDLVRQGIQVFSLRAKHSLEDYFLTLTTANQHVDAYTA
- a CDS encoding arsenate reductase ArsC — translated: MSIRVLFVCIENSNRSQMAQAFAKIHGGNNVEAFSAGSKPSGVVNPKAIAVMKELGYDLTTHDSKSLDEVKAFAPFDAVVTMGCGDACPWMPAKQFIDWQIPDPRHLDGDEFRQVRSLVEQKVKELLNELNVAPASSQR
- a CDS encoding MIP/aquaporin family protein — encoded protein: MKKYFAEFTGTFILVFCGTGAVIVDETQNGSVTHVGIAVTWGLVVMAMIYTFGEKSGAHFNPAVSLAFTVQKTFPLKQLLPYVCSQFGGAISASFVLKFLFPDSQRLGATIPTGTPAQSWVMEVFLTLFLMLTVLGVSERGKEKGLLAGLAVGSVVLLEAMFAGPVSGASMNPARSLAPALASGYLNNVWIYLTAPIAGSVSAVFVHRLLK
- the arsN2 gene encoding arsenic resistance N-acetyltransferase ArsN2, coding for MNLILVLDKQRAEALSLPGNASLPPSDIDATVELFALQTDNELAGTMGWQTNGTAGLLRSLSVKEDRRRNGFGEALVSFLETHARQSGVRSLYLLTTTAASFFSKQGYVVVNRSEAPLFIQQTTEFKSTCPASATVMKKEL
- a CDS encoding ArsR/SmtB family transcription factor, with protein sequence MAFHKKEEFGKKEQELAEIAKALSHPARIAILKVLAQKSECICGEIVDVLPLAQSTVSQHLKELKNAGLIEGTLDGPRSCYCINWKAFERFTADMASLFTSLKAKHERACNC